A region of the Salvia splendens isolate huo1 chromosome 11, SspV2, whole genome shotgun sequence genome:
GGGTTCCAACTGGAACTCTTCTTATTGTGAGAACGCAAAAACCATTTTCAACTCTTGGATTGTGAAGAACTATAGTataggaaaataaaatttagttgttttcaatacaattaattttataataaatgcaataaaaaagaaaagaaaatgtatGTGTGGTGTGGCAGTGTGTGTTTTCGTGAGAGAGTATATATAGAATAGAGAACTCTTAAATATTGTCATAACTCATAACTAATTATTAACGGTCATTGATCATGAAGATCAATGGTTGATGTATCTTCTTACTGGATAAATAAAGCATTTGGCAACGAACTTCGTGTAGAGatagaaattcattttttagtgGGATTAATTTCATTGTAAATACAATGACTTTATACGTTTAGTGTTGCATATGTCACGCATATGAGAATCATTATCCCTTTTTTTATCATTCAATATATCACCACTAAATTAATTATTCGAATATTTTCtactataaaaaatattttgttaaaatataataaatcctaattaatactagtatttttctaatatatagtatatataaagtttaaattgtaccctgtttttttttttaatttgtcgaCTCTGATATTCATCTTTTCCTAATAAAAGTGACTataaactgaaaataataatgtaaattgtattttttattcGTTGAAACATTCACTTTTATTCATATCAATTGTTCCTTTACAcacaattattattaattataagaacaatcattttatcaagATATTTTTATAGAACAAAATAGTAGAGTACTTACTAACTATTTGAAAGgcacaacttttttttttggtctTTACTCCAACTACCGTATACTAACTATGCAATAtatgataaattattatttattgagAAGTGTATACGACAAATTAATTAGTTGCATGTTGGGGTTCAAAAGAAACTATATATTGATTGCCAAAATCTGTTAGGTTAGTATTGTGACTATAATTATACtgctattaatttattttattttagatttaGATTTGTTCCATCGTCATAATCCCTAAAAAACTATCCGGTCTAAAAAATAATGATGGATTATCCATTGATCGGAATTGCAATTCGAACCTTATACTAACCACACCTAATTAATAATCTTAATTGTCGGAAGTTTCTTGAACAATGGGATTTgtaaattaacaaaattaacaaGAAGTTTAATTATACATTTGTCACTTGTGCTTTAAATATAAGAGCTGGTCGCAGTGATTCCAACTCTTAATCTATTGGTTGAAGGAaattaatattactattaaGTTATAAATTGTCTTATATCGTGTTCTATTatattgatttctttttggACTGTGGGTGATATCTCTTTAATATAATATAACATAATACAtttagaaaataattcaaatacaaATCCTTATTAGTACATAGTAAAAGAAAAGATCTTAGAGAAAATTTGAACATCCAAACAAAATCAAGGTTGAAAACGATGAGAAAGAAAGCACCTCATTTTCGAttggaaattttaaaaatcactaagaaaattgaaaaattggaAAAGCACCCCATTCAAGATTATATGCTCAtcacaaaaagaaaatttaattttaaattttaagaataGAATACTAGCGAAGAATCAACTTTTCAACTCTTAAACTtctacttttatttttcttttacttttactataaatgccTTTTTTATGCCAGCTTTCAAGAAATTTCCTGTGATTTTCTAAAGTCTAAATCATTATTCTTCAATGTATAACTTTTTCTAGCCAAATAAATCTGACCACCGATTCACCGACAGCAAATTTCTTCatttaaagataaaaaaaatcaatttatgaTAATTAATCACATTGATCAATCCAATTTAATTTTAACAACACATCTCGACTTAATTAAGATCACCTTAATTCTCATCTTTAATTTCTTGTACTTTAGTTTTACTATGAATACATCCAAAAGTAATTGTAAATTACAGAAAGCATTAAAAAAATCATCCAATTAATCAATTGTTCCACcaaattttctataaaattaatcTTCTTGAATTATTTACATGTCTTACAAGATATGGGCACGGCCTACTTGATTTAGGACATATATTAAGCAGGCTTAATTATCCACCAAATCCACTTGCTAAACCACTAAATAATGGTAACATAATCACATCGTATCCTGTACAAGATACTCCCCTAAATAGTAACTGCgtgtataaattaattattcggcttattgtaattaataattggtgtaaatttgttttaatttgtcTGTTTGCATTAATTTGGTCTTcttaaataattattgttacGTGCGCATATATACAACCTATATATAACCACGGCTAATTGTCGCATAGTGCATATAAAAAAAGTAGTGGTAAATGGTCATATTATGGCTGACCATAAACAGATTTTTTTATGGAAAATCAGACCAGTTCAATAAGGATTTATTCATCTTAAAAGCATCAGATTTGAAGGACAATTATACCCTTTTTTCTCTACTCTTGAGGTCCTTACATTTACTACAACAAAAAAGCATAATTAAGAGTCGTTCTCTTTTTTTCTCATTTATCATTTTGACAACAGAAACAACAAAGGATGGAATATTTAAAGAATATGTACGTAAAAAGTATAGATTTACGTAAGACGTAATTAATTTctatccaattatgcacataaatattaaaatataattctactaatatattttatgattcctttttatttgactgatttttttagtttctatttgatagaattaaataaaatgtaataatttattcttaaaaaatgaatattaatttgTGTGTAATAACTTATTTCTAGACAATTCTacaatatctagatatttccattacaaaatcaagtttaataatatttcaacaCTCCCCCTTAAACTTGATTTGTCATTCCGAGCAATGTCCTTATCTTGATAAAGTCTTCATGCTTGAGCGGCTTTGTGAAGATATCAGCAACCTGATCTTGCGACTTCACATACTCGACTTGAATCTCTTGATTTGCAACGCATTCTCTGATGTAGTGGTAGCGGGTGTCGATGTGTTTGCTTCGGTTGTGGAACACTGGATTTTGGATAGCGCAATGGCCGACTTGTTATCCATACAAATAGTTGTTGGCTTCTTTTGTGGCCACCCGAGCTCCGATAATAAACTCATGAGCCAAATTGCATGACAAACACTGAAAGTGGCGGCCACATATTCGGCTTCGCATGTTGATAGTGTGACAATTGGCTGTTTCTTAGACATCCAAGTGAAGGCAGTGTCTCCCATGTAGAAAACATATCCACTTGTACTTTTTCGATCATCATTGTCTCCAGCCCAATCACTATCGCTATAGCCAACAAGCTTGTAATCATTAGACTGTGAATAAAATAGGCCATAGTCGATCGTACCTCTGAGATAGCGGAGTATCCTCTTTGCTGCCTTGAAGTGGGAAGTAGTTGGATTTTCCATGTAGCGACTTACGAGCCCAGTAGCGTACAATATATCTGGCATTGTGCAAGTTAAGTACCGTAGGCTTCCAACCAAGCTCTTGTAATAGTGTCGGATCCACCTTTTCTCCTTTGTCGTTCTTAGATAGCTTGACCCCGCACTCCCACCGGCGTGTTGATTGGCTTGCAATCCTCCATTTGAATTCTTCAAAATCCTCCTTTGCATAGTGGTTCTTGTGTGATGAATACTCCATCTTCAAGTTGCTTCACTTCCACACCGAGGTAGTATGCCATCAGCTTCTGCAGCTTCTTCATAGTTGACTGGTTCACAATTAGCAAATAAGCAGAATAAGGTAAGATCTTCTAACCTTTCAGTGTCGTCATAACTTCAGCCAAATTTCGTGCGCGTTGTGTGGCTCTTTCGTTCAAGAAAGATGGCGGCGAGCCTTCAACAGATGTAGCAGGAGTGCAGGTGGAGTTGTTTGTTCTTGTTGTTCCTCTCTTATTTGCTCGTCTATTCTTGGATCTCCAAATGGAGGTATGGAAGTGGTGTCATTGTCCGAGCCGAAATCCCATACTCTTTCTTCATCGAACTCCACATCTCGGCTAGTCATTGTTTTCTGCGAAGTTGGATCATATAGCTTATAGCCTTTAGTGTTAGAGTCGTACCCGATGAAGATGAATGGCTTGCTTTTGTCATCGAGTTTACTCCTCGTTTGATCCGGTACATGTGCATAAGGCTTTGCTCCCGAACACTCTCAAGTGTGCGATCCCTGGTTTTCTTCCGCTCTAAGCTTCTTGAGGAGTCATTCCCCACACACTTCTGGTGGAGACCGATTAGACAGGTATACAGCGCACGCCACTGCTTCTGCTCATAGCTCATTGGGCAAATTCTTCATCTTTAGCATACTCCGAGTCATCTCAACGATAGTCTTGTTCTTTCGTTCGACCACTCAATTCTGCTGGGGGGATCTTGGAACCGTTAATTGCCGCCGAATTCCTCTTTCTTTGCAAAATTCTTGAAACTCCCCGGATGTGAATTCTCCACCTCGGTCGGTCCTCATTGCTTTGATCTCTAGACCACTTTCTTTCTCAACGGCGGCCTTGAACTTCTTGAAATCGTCAAATGCTTCTGATTTCTGCTTAAAGAAGTATACCCACGTTTTtattgaaaaatcatcaataaatagtaggaaataattatttttaccgAGGGAGCTTGGCTTGATTGGTCCACACACGTCTGCATGGATTAACTCCAATGGTTTCTGAGCTCTCGAACTTGACTCCTTTGGGAATGGCTTTCTGAAGTGCTTCACAAGTAAGCATCCTTCACAGAGTTGATCGGGGTGCTTGATGGGCGGTAATCCTCGTACCATTTCTTTATTTGATAGCAATTTTAAGCTACCAAAATTCAGGTGCCCAAATCGAAGATGCCACAACCAAGACTTATCTTTGTAGCATGCTTGAAGACACTTCACCACATCATTTTGCACATTTAATAAAAGCATTCTATTCTTAGACATTGGCACTTGGGCGATCAAATTATTTTTGCCATCTCTTATTGAAAGGCTATAATCCTTATTATAACCTTTTTCTAAGAGTTGTCCAAGactcaaaatattatttttcatattggGCACGTAATATACGTTAGAAATAAAATCATGAGCTCCATTCTTCAAACGAAATAGTATCTTGCCTTTCCCTTTAACTGGAATTTTAGATTCATCACCAAATGAGACGTTACCACTTACTGATTCATCAAGCTCCACGAACATGCTTATGTTCCCGCACATATGATTGCTCGCTCCTGTGTCGAGGTACCACGTATCATCTTTTCTCCCAACTTTTCCTTTATAAGCTAGAAGGACacaaccattttcttcattcgtTTTCTCCACGTAATTAGCCTTCTCTTCAACTTTTGATTTTGCATCTCTGCACTCGGAAGCATAGTACCCATATCTATGACAATTGTAACACTTTATTGAAGATTTATCGTACCTCGATTGTAGGGAACTCCTTCCTCGTCCCTTATTTGGGAACTCCTTTCTTTCTTCATTGTTCGAAAAATAGCCTCGTCCACGTCCACGAGCATATCCTTGGCCACGACCACGATCTTGTCTTTGTCCGCGACCTCTTCCTTGTCGACCACCACCATTGCCCGaactttcttctttctcctttGGGCTCACTTGCAACTTTAAAAGTTGCTCCACAATTTCCcgtttcttcttttgtttctcCTCATATGCTTGTAGCGATCCCAAAAGTGATCGATACTCATTTCCTCTAAATCTTTTGTTTCTTCAATTGTAACTACTATATGCTCAAAATTAGGAGTTAGAGAACGCAATATATTTTCCATAATTCTAACATCCTCCAATTTTTCAccatttcttttcatttgattcGGACTCTTTCATATGTAAAGACTCAAATTCTCCTCTTAAAGTTTGGAGACGTACCTTCTTTACTCGCTCCACACCAATACACGAGATTTGGAGCTTCTTCCACGCATCTTTGGCGGTGCTTGCACTTGAGATCTTCTCGAAATCGTCGTCCCCTAGAGCTTGGTAGATGAGATAGAGAGCTTTCTTGTCTCTCTTTCTCGCATCTCGCAATCTATCCCTTTGTTGTTGGGATAGATCGGTCTCGTCTTGCGGCTCCTCGTAGCCACTCTCCACGATCTCACAAACATCGTGGGCTCCCAATAATACTTTCATCTTGATACTCCAATTATCAAAACTGCTCTTATTGAGCATGGGGACTTGGAACGATGGCAAGTTAGCCATACTATAGGTAGGAACTTATGGCTCTGGTACCACTTTGTTGGAATATAGGAAATATATTGGAGGAGTATTTTAGTTTGGAGGAAATATTTGAGGGGACAATGGGTGGAATATTTGGGAAGTGATTTAGGAGATGTTGGTGTGGGGAAAACTAAGACAAtctttatttctcaaattctCTCAACTTCTCAACTTATCTAAAATGTTACAACTCACTCCTATTTATAGGAGTCCTCTTCCTATTCTAGAATCtacataataattttatattctaaatatctagatttttatctataaaaatctagatatttctTACGTAATATCTAAAATCTAGATTATTCTcctaaaatatctagatatttctaCTAAAATATCTAGATGTTTTCTCAAGCTTATTTCTAGACAATTTTacaatatctagatatttccattacaaaatcaagtttaataatatttcaacaGTATAATCTTTCATTATAGATTGTTAATTGCAATTGATTTAATTGTTGAGACATTTTTATATGGATATCACTTCAcataatttttcataaaaaattgtCATAAAAATGGTTTTCTTCTCTAGAGATCTCTAAAGAAGCCGAACCCAATGGTCTCGGATTCAAGTATGAGAAGTGGAGATCCCAAGGTccataaatagtactccctccgtcccggataattcatctcactttgaccgggcacgggttttaagaaatgtaatgaaaagtgagttaaaaagttagtggaatgtgggtcctacttttatatattagttttatagtaaaatgtgagtagaaatgagttagtggaatatgaggtccactaccaaaaatggtaaaagtgaaatgggacaaattatgtgggacggaccgaaatgaaaaaatgggacaaattatccgggacggagggagtaaattagAAACATACAGTTAAGAAATGTGTGTTAATGCAGGATGATCTTTGAATTTCTACTTTAAACTACTCTTCCATGGTGGATTGTGTTTAAACAGCTTTATTCCTAATTTTTTGTTGTCCCATTTCTGATTTAGAATATTTTTCATAGCTTTAATTCTTATATGAATGAGAACTACTAGCTAGTAAGACACGAATATATGGTGCGACAAATTTAATGTAGAAAATATTCCACACTACTCAAAGTAAAAATTAACAAATatactatataaataaaaaatataaatatatatagtctaagtgtggaTGATGATGTTTCGGACTCAACCCGACCCATTTACCGCACACAAACCTTGACACACGGAATTAATGGCAATGAAATCATTTGGCCGGAGAGTCAAATCCATTAGTTGACTATTATGAAAAGAAcattcaaaatttaataattacaCTCTAATTCTTATTTTAATCAAGATAGGCATATTTGATCATGCGCCTAATTTGGTATATTTAATATCTCTATGAGTCATCACGATGTGGATGGGAAGCCCCCGAGAAATATGGAGTTAATGAAATTTGATTGGAAATACACTAATCATCATTATTGGTTACGCTAATCAAAATTTTCGAAAACCAAATATCTAATCCGACTAAAatctaatttaaaatttgattaatttttggaattttactcgatatgattttaaatttttggtacaTTTTGATTTAGGTgtataaaaattgaataaatcatAAATCGAATTTGTATTCAATATTAATATAGATAATGATTTATACTATGTTTACGTAATTTcaagaaattaatttttagatttttggatatTCATATCAATGGATATTTTATTGCCGCCTCTAATGATTAGTGTGGCTGAAATAAAATGTTGAAATCGAGAAACAAAAACAGGTATGATTATTGATAAAGTTTTTCCACTAGCAATTTCAAATCCAACATCTAAAAAGTCTTCaaaaattcttaataagacagcTCTATTTGATCGCTGCTTTACACCTGCCTTAAAGTTTTGGATTATCCCATTGTTAGATCCCAATAAAACGGAATTATTACTATATTACAACTAGTTCACATATAATTGACGAAAGATAcgttgaaattaattaaatgtccACAACGCCAGTTCATTCCATCAGCAGACTTTGCAATAAAATAATGCTACAAAGATTACCAAATCACATTAGTTAGACCTATAAAACCAGCACAAGTTCTTATCAATTGGAAGAGATTAATTCTTGAGtggaaaataacataaaaagaCAGAAAAAAGTGCAGTTTTGTCCATAGAATTTGGAGGTtagttcatttttttcaaaGCTTAAGACTTTATGCCTCGAGAGAATATTGAcaattttgaaagaaaaaaaagtcaCACAAACtgatttttatttgatttttatgcAGGTTAccttaattatattttcttgtGAAGAAATGGAGATTTCCACCTTCAGAAACATAGCTGATTTCGTAAGAACAATTTTAATATATTCCAATTTACACAAATCATcaagtaaattatttaattttttgtataattaattGCAGGGAATTATGGATTATTTCTCTTTTTCCAGCAATGGCCAATAATGGATGATTTCAACTCAAGTTCTTGTGCTTTTCGGAAGGGTTTCATCACTCCTACATCCCGAACCCGCCTCTGCCAGACCTCAAGAGGGCGGCAGAGGCGGGCCCGGGTGGGGAAACGCGGCCGTCTAAGCAGCTGAAGCAAGAGAGGATGTCAAATTCACCCCCTCCATTAACAAGCTTTGCACATAGCCCTGTGTGGGAGTTGTGAGGCCTAAAGAGGAGACATGGTCCCTCAAACCATTGACCAAACCTCGAATAATGTGATCAAGCCATGCCATGGGATCAAGAGAATCAATCCATCCAACACCAAGCTTGCTCAAGCACAAGACCATATCTTGGCTGAGAGAAAGAGGAGGGAGAAGCTTAGCCAGAGGTTCATCGCCTTGTCGGCCCTCGTCCCCGGCCTCAAAAGGTAAATACGAGGTTTCGATTTCATCTGATTTTGCTAACGAGTTGGATTTACACCCAATTCGTATGATTGTCGAGTACAGATTCTAAGTTGGTatgcaaaatcagaatttgataaaaaaaaatcgtatACTAAATTTTACATACAATTagtacttttctttttatttatataatattgttgaattttagggttttttttgaataattgtGTGGAAGCTCtttccataacaaaaaaaaagtttgagaAAATTACTGTTTTTCCATTTGAACTAAAACAATTTTCTGCATCCGCCCGTGCAGATGGATAAGGCCTCGGTTCTTGGAGATGCGATCAAGTACATGAAGCAGCTCCAGGAAAAGGTGAAGGCGCTAGAGGAGAAGGCGAAGAAGACGACCGTGGAATCGGTGGTGTTTGTCAAGAAATACGAAGTGAGCGGTGGAGATGGCACCGGAGATCGGGATTCCTCCAACGGGGCAGCGGTCTGCGAACCGCTCCCGGAGATCGAAGCGAGATTCTGCGACAAGGATGTGCTGATTAGCATCCACTGTGAGAAGAGGAAAGGGGTTTTGGAGAAAATCGTTGCAGAGATTGAGAAGCTCCATTTGTCAGTTATCAATAGCAGCGCCATGACTTTCGGAGATTCTTCCCTCAGCATAACAATAATTGCACAGGTATACACCGATGTCGGATATTGTTTGCTTTTTTCAATAGCCAgtacaccctccctcaaacccttcgaGCCTTTTTTAGGTATATTGTTGGCTCGGTTAAAATTTCAGCACACAGTCGACGACAATCCAATCTATTACTAAGTAGAAATCCATTTAAAACCCCACCCTCTTAGATATATTGTTGGCTCAGTTAAAGTTTTAGTCACATGCTTATAGTAAAATAGTTTCAGTTCTCTCTTTATACTTATATGTTGGTTTATTTGCAGAAGGATGGCGATTCCGGTATGAACATGAAGGAACTGGTGAAGAGTTTACGCAGTGCTATCGTATGAAGGAATGCAAGTTGTTGATGACACGACGACgatatatctatatctatatctatatctatatatatagttttttaCTTGATTTTCCTGTTGAGTAGCTATCCACCATTTTTGATGGCATCGATCATCACCTCTAGAGTTTTGTTGTGGGGTTTATTTTGAAGAAGGGTTCTTTTTTTCCCAACTCTCTCATGAGTTGGTGTTTTTTTCATGGTTCCAAAATAGTTTTGGCCATGTTTCTATAGATGCATACCCTTCTGTTGTAAGTTGTAACTACCTCATAGCCTAGTTAGCTAGGGTTTTCATTTTGGTGGATGGTGAGAGACAGGAAGTTAAGGTTGTTGTTTTTTGGGACTTTTGAGAATCTTTGTTCTTGATTTGGTCTCTTTGTGCTATGTAAAATGTGATCATCACTTGTTTTGTTCAGTAATTGATATCTAGCTATGTGTTTCACAGTTCAGTGTTGTTTCATAGTTAGAATTAGAAACATGTTACATTATGATTAGTAATTTGCATTTCAGCTAATTTTACACACTAAAAGATTATATCTTTACTTAAcgaacatatttttttttttatgatcgaCACTATGGATGATTGAGTGCTAAAATTTAACTCTATCACTGGGATTATTTTCTAATAATTCTACTAATTCAAAGGGAATGAATTAAGTAAAATTAGCTGAAATGATTGAAAATTATCAAATGTCTTTGAATATCacaaattttcaattaatcCATCTAAATAAGTAAATAGTACTAATAGATTTAACTTATAGTactgttttttttatcaatctAGACTATTAATTCTCAATGTAAACGTCCCCTTGTAGTTGTATAGATATACTTTTAATAAACTTTTAATTGCCACGCAAAAACTAATGCATCCtgcaaactaaaatgaaaataacaaaAGTTGAAACTTAGAATTGAAAATGCATGAATATTCCAAACAATTTGTTCATTGTCAAATGCCAATATCAGTCAGAATTATACATATTCGTTGATTTCTTATGCAATGAATTAACATGCCTTAGCTTCCTATGCATTCATAATTCGTATTTATGTTTCATTCTCAGTTATTCATATAACCTTTTTATACATTTGATAGTAATATATAGTGAAATTTAAAGTGGCATATGATGATTGGAAACCAACCCGAACTGGAAATTGGGAACATATATACTATACTTAcaattaattcaaaatatgaaatGCGATAAAATGGATTATAAAATTGGATTAGATAGAAACTAGTACTAATATGTTAGATATGACGTTATCATATATTAAGAACTCAAAAAATGTTGAGGAACTAAGAGCCACTATGCGTTCGAATGCATGGCACATTTgtactaattaattttaattagtaattataaaattttaattaaaaccctAACAAACCCATAATTAAAATAGATGCATGTTGATCGTCCAAATTACTCGACCAATAGACTTATTCTATAGTCCACGTTGATTGGTCTAGGCATTGTCAATTGGTAGATTATAAAATTGATGgattaattagaaaaaaaatacattggCTCCTAAATATAGATGTATAGTGTGAAAGCTTATGCCACTAAATTAATAATACAGATTAATTTATAAGAGGTAGTTGCGTATATCTTTAAAGAGACCAGTACAATCACAATCAACTTTATAAGAATGAAATAAGTGACTCTTAGTATATATAGATCGAAGCATACAcgcaaaaaataaacaaattaattaacaaagaTAATGAACATGATGTGAATGAAATTTAcatttaaaaattgattatagCATGATATATATTGCAGTATTTTATATCTAACATTAATATAGAAAAGGTTAATAATAATCTCTTAAACAAAAGTTATTTAGATTATCAGTATTGATTAATTACCAAATCTTGAAGGTCTCCCTTTGGGTTAAGACGTCATATCCAATGTTATGTTTCTTGCGACAGTTTAATACTTTAATCTCACAATTTGCACATTATGTGACTGAATTATTGATGAGAAATAGTCATCacctaattttataattaaactaAATCACAAGGCATTAGTGGCCGgaactaaattaaaatttattcaaaaaataatttttaggtAAATTATCATTTCATTACTAAGAATTTTGCATAAGAATTTACATAAAATTTGGAAAATTTAAAGATTCTATatagaaaaaagaagaagaaagtgtaaagtaGACTTGAAAAACACATATCtattaataaataaactaaGAATATAGTAATTAATATGCTACTGAGCTACCATATATGTGCAGACAAAATAAATGTTCCATCTCTAGACAACAGAATGTCTTCTTTAATAATCtcataataatttttaattaaattgaatattaGAAGTCGATCCCTATTATTTTGCAATATCTCGTGAATTATGCTAGCTAATCAAATGTCTTAAGCTATGAATAAAGACAAAGCTTTGTCGTTTTCAAAATCCAAATagacaattaattaataatgactCCTATATTTAACCAATGTCTTAATCCCAAGAAATTGACTCGAACGAATTCAAATAAATTGCTTACAGATcttgatgtaataaattaaagaaCTGTGAATTTTTTAATTCGTAATACAATTATTATGTTGAGATATCGCTGTCCATGTATTTATTAAAGCACGATTACTTGATTTGAAAATCAGgttaaacaattttttatttggttgaatattattattatgtatgAATGTCAGTAGAAATGCGGCCATGGCATATGGTCATTAAAGAAAATTAGTAAATAACTAGGGTAAAAGATTAAAATTAGTCCTAAACATATactattttacgattttggttaTAGACATTATGCTTTGaattttcatccaaaacatTTCAC
Encoded here:
- the LOC121754825 gene encoding secreted RxLR effector protein 161-like, which gives rise to MPDILYATGLVSRYMENPTTSHFKAAKRILRYLRGTIDYGLFYSQSNDYKLVGYSDSDWAGDNDDRKSTSGYVFYMGDTAFTWMSKKQPIVTLSTCEAEYVAATFSVCHAIWLMSLLSELGWPQKKPTTICMDNKSAIALSKIQCSTTEANTSTPATTTSENALQIKRFKSSM